A genomic region of Spea bombifrons isolate aSpeBom1 chromosome 9, aSpeBom1.2.pri, whole genome shotgun sequence contains the following coding sequences:
- the LOC128504654 gene encoding cyclin-dependent kinases regulatory subunit 1: MSAASRQIYYSDKYDDDTFEYRHVMLPKDVAKLVPKTHLMSETEWRNLGVQQSQGWVHYMIHEPEPHILLFRRPLPQKS, translated from the exons ATGTCCGCCGCATCGCGTCAGATTTACTATTCGGATAAATATGATGACGACACGTTCGAGTACCG CCATGTCATGCTTCCCAAAGACGTCGCCAAGCTGGTCCCTAAAACACACCTCATGTCTGAGACGGAGTGGAGGAATCTCGGGGTTCAGCAgagccagggctgggtgcactACATGATCCATGAACCCG AGCCCCACATCTTACTGTTCCGAAGGCCATTGCCCCAGAAGTCGTAG